From Mycobacteriales bacterium, one genomic window encodes:
- the grpE gene encoding nucleotide exchange factor GrpE yields the protein MSDFPEEVGPVIRDRRRLDPTTGEVRAGAAQVAAAAGSAAPAPEAGASAELQAQLAERTADLQRLQAEYANYRRRVDRDRQAVGEAALASVFANLLPLLDDIDRARAHGEVSGGFALVADGLEATLTKLGLTRFGQVGEPFDPTQHEALTHGFSDEVQEPTCAEVLQSGYRVGERILRPARVAVVEPETAVLPDQPSRTAAPNEDDDQPDTDPPANPAY from the coding sequence GTGAGCGATTTCCCCGAGGAGGTCGGCCCGGTCATTCGTGACCGGCGCCGCCTCGATCCGACCACCGGCGAGGTGCGGGCCGGCGCGGCGCAGGTCGCCGCTGCCGCCGGCTCGGCCGCGCCGGCACCGGAGGCGGGAGCCTCGGCCGAGCTGCAAGCCCAGCTTGCCGAGCGCACCGCCGACCTGCAGCGGCTCCAGGCGGAGTACGCCAACTACCGGCGCCGGGTCGATCGCGATCGGCAGGCGGTCGGCGAGGCTGCGCTCGCGTCGGTGTTCGCCAACCTGCTGCCGTTGCTCGACGACATCGACCGGGCGCGCGCGCACGGCGAGGTGTCGGGCGGGTTCGCGCTCGTCGCCGACGGCCTCGAGGCGACGCTCACCAAGCTGGGCCTGACCCGCTTCGGTCAGGTCGGCGAGCCGTTCGACCCCACCCAGCACGAGGCGCTGACCCACGGCTTCTCCGACGAGGTTCAGGAGCCGACCTGTGCCGAGGTGCTGCAGTCCGGCTACCGGGTCGGCGAGCGGATCCTGCGGCCCGCACGGGTCGCGGTGGTGGAGCCCGAGACCGCGGTGCTTCCCGACCAGCCGTCCCGCACCGCCGCACCGAACGAGGACGACGACCAGCCGGACACCGACCCGCCGGCCAACCCGGCGTACTGA